Below is a genomic region from Mycolicibacter hiberniae.
GAGCACCGTGGCGTGCCGCAGCGGCACCGGCTTCGGCTTCCCGGTGGTGCCCGAGGTGAACTGCAGCAGTGCGACGTCGGCGTCGTATTGCCGGGGGTCGTTCGGGCCGGCGCCGTCGGCAGACAGCTGCCAGGCCGGCCCGTTGTCGGTGATCACCGGCAGTCCGCAAGCGGCGAAGCGATGCGCCGACTCCGCTGTGGTGACCACGGCGACCGGCCGCAGGGTAGCCAGCTGCTCGGCAAGTTCTGCGTCGGCCGCCCGCGGATTGAGCGGGGTATAGACGCCGCCGGCGAGCCAGGTGCCGAAAAGCGCCGCGACGGTGATGGCGTCGTTGGGCAGCATCGCCGCCACCACCTGCCCGGTCTGCAATCCTGCGGCAGTCAGCAGGTCGCCGAGCAACTGGGCTCCGCCGATCAGTTGTTCGCGGCTGACGTCGTGATCGACGGTATGCACAGCGATGGGCGGCAGACCGTCGAGCAGCTGCGCCAGGCTCATGAATCCGGCTCCAACGGAAGCCATTGCGGGGAGCGTTTGTCGGCGAAGGCGCGCGGGCCCTCGTCTTGGTCGGGGTGACCCCACATCGATGTCAGGTGTTTGGCGCCTTCCCGGCACGCGTCGGTCAACCCGTACTCCAGGGCGCCCCACAGTGCGCGCTTGGTGGCGCGCATCGCCGCCGGCGAGTTTTGGGCGATCTTCTCCGCGAGTTCCTGGGCGACGTCGCGCAGCTTCTCCGGTGGATCGACGACCTGGCTGATCATGCCGAGTTGGTGGGCGCGCTGCGCGGTGAGTCGCTCGTGGCTGCCGACCAGCGCCATCCGCAGCACGGCCTCGGCGGGCATCTTGCGCATCAGCGCGATGGTCTCCAGCGCGCTGACCTGACCGATCGAGACATGGGGATCGACGAAAGTCGCATCGGCGGAGGCGATGACGATGTCGGCGTCGGCGACCCAGTGCAGGCCGCCACCTGCGCACACGCCGTTGACCGCGGTGATGACCGGCTTGCCGACGTTGCAATGCCAG
It encodes:
- a CDS encoding enoyl-CoA hydratase/isomerase family protein translates to MTYQRLIVERRGPVGWIINNRPERLNAYDLLMRQEFRRAWAELDADTSVRVIVHTGNGRAFQVGTDVEELDEGTAEQFGETMSSLDLGLTAWHCNVGKPVITAVNGVCAGGGLHWVADADIVIASADATFVDPHVSIGQVSALETIALMRKMPAEAVLRMALVGSHERLTAQRAHQLGMISQVVDPPEKLRDVAQELAEKIAQNSPAAMRATKRALWGALEYGLTDACREGAKHLTSMWGHPDQDEGPRAFADKRSPQWLPLEPDS